Proteins encoded together in one Methanobacterium bryantii window:
- a CDS encoding tetratricopeptide repeat protein: protein MWDIFQSIGSIAKVKEKGSFRNYQKKLKGYQENEANVLIDMGVLCFENENFDKSLQYLENARRIYFNLDEKEAEAFVSDLIGDVYLSTREIDKALTEYQRSFRRYASVKSPMKKEMFEKIKEVEDIKEAIDLASEDKINAKIEEESNYEDIDEEFPDNTPDEEECIKEKYTCKLNYEKIAPKIENLMDIIKKRYVVKEYLENRYEINYIRKSLIEAYEKWNFSLLQNSKNFRKSKACKHGVLAASKSKILIAFSNSPKIL from the coding sequence ATGTGGGACATATTCCAATCCATTGGAAGCATTGCCAAAGTTAAGGAAAAAGGATCATTTAGAAACTATCAAAAAAAGCTTAAAGGATATCAAGAAAATGAAGCCAACGTTTTAATTGATATGGGCGTATTATGTTTCGAGAATGAAAACTTTGACAAATCGCTACAGTATCTTGAAAATGCCCGTCGAATATATTTTAACCTTGATGAAAAAGAAGCCGAGGCTTTCGTATCAGACCTAATAGGAGATGTTTATCTTAGTACAAGGGAAATAGATAAAGCTTTAACAGAGTACCAAAGATCATTTAGACGATATGCCTCAGTAAAATCACCCATGAAAAAGGAGATGTTTGAGAAAATAAAAGAAGTAGAAGACATAAAAGAAGCTATAGACCTTGCAAGTGAAGATAAAATAAATGCCAAAATAGAAGAAGAGTCTAATTATGAGGATATAGATGAAGAATTCCCAGATAACACTCCTGATGAAGAAGAGTGTATAAAAGAAAAGTACACATGTAAACTTAACTATGAAAAAATAGCTCCCAAAATAGAAAACCTCATGGATATAATTAAAAAAAGATACGTGGTTAAAGAATACCTGGAAAATAGATATGAAATAAATTATATCAGAAAATCCCTCATAGAAGCTTATGAAAAATGGAATTTTTCGTTGCTCCAAAATTCAAAGAATTTTAGAAAAAGCAAAGCATGCAAACACGGAGTGCTTGCTGCATCAAAATCAAAGATTTTGATTGCTTTTTCTAACTCCCCAAAAATTCTGTGA
- a CDS encoding HEAT repeat domain-containing protein produces MEKEENIKRLIQNFKDNDDHVRRQTSELLEEIGEPAVDELIQALEDEDRNVRRGAALALGEIKDERAINPLIKTLNDENKWVRRQVSGSLGNMGDAAVDPLVDALNHPNWRVRGGAAWALGKIGNKKAVEPLIKALDDESGFVRSGTAWALGQLGDKQAIEPLNKITDDESTFVRKVAKVSLKRLE; encoded by the coding sequence ATGGAAAAGGAAGAAAATATTAAAAGATTGATCCAAAATTTTAAGGATAATGATGACCATGTTCGTCGTCAAACTTCAGAACTTCTTGAAGAAATTGGAGAACCTGCTGTAGATGAACTTATTCAAGCTCTGGAAGATGAAGATAGAAATGTTAGAAGAGGAGCTGCCCTTGCCCTTGGAGAAATCAAAGATGAAAGAGCCATAAATCCCCTTATAAAAACTCTTAATGATGAAAATAAATGGGTTAGGCGTCAGGTATCAGGTTCACTAGGAAATATGGGAGATGCAGCCGTGGACCCCCTCGTTGATGCTTTAAATCACCCTAACTGGCGTGTTAGGGGAGGAGCAGCATGGGCCCTTGGAAAGATTGGAAATAAAAAAGCTGTTGAGCCCCTTATAAAAGCATTAGATGATGAAAGTGGTTTTGTTAGAAGCGGGACAGCATGGGCCCTCGGACAATTAGGAGATAAACAAGCCATTGAACCCCTAAATAAAATTACAGATGATGAAAGTACTTTTGTTCGTAAAGTAGCAAAAGTGTCCTTAAAAAGACTGGAATAA
- a CDS encoding malate dehydrogenase gives MKVSIIGATGRVGRAAAFCLAEENSVNKLVLIAREESVDKIKGESLDIYDALAAKGVYVSIKTSSDLNSIEGSDVVVLTAGASRKPGMERADLGSLNAEIVADYARKIAEIAPNSIILVITNPVDVMTYVALKASGFSKNKVFGLGNHLDSLRFKNYMAKHFHVHVSEIHTRIIGQHGPHMVPLISSTSIGGIPIEYYSAWDYFTGYKPFDIKETIETVKNAGNNIISKKGATEYGPAFAISNIVTTILNDERKILTVSAYLEGEIEGIDNVCLGVPVKLGIEGIEGILPIKMSEEERDSFIEAAKVVKKDTKKIMENLNLNSEDQ, from the coding sequence TTGAAAGTTAGTATAATCGGCGCAACAGGAAGAGTAGGCAGGGCTGCAGCATTCTGTCTGGCTGAGGAAAACTCAGTTAATAAATTAGTGCTTATAGCTAGAGAAGAAAGCGTTGATAAAATAAAAGGAGAATCATTAGATATTTATGACGCGCTTGCTGCAAAGGGAGTATATGTTTCTATAAAAACTTCTTCTGATCTTAATAGTATTGAAGGTTCAGATGTAGTTGTTTTAACTGCAGGGGCTTCAAGAAAGCCAGGAATGGAAAGAGCAGATTTAGGCTCTCTTAATGCAGAAATAGTTGCAGATTATGCAAGAAAAATTGCAGAAATTGCTCCAAATTCAATAATACTTGTCATAACTAATCCTGTAGATGTTATGACCTATGTAGCTTTAAAAGCATCAGGATTTAGCAAAAATAAAGTCTTTGGCCTTGGAAATCACCTGGATTCCTTGAGATTTAAAAACTATATGGCAAAACATTTCCACGTGCATGTAAGTGAAATACATACCCGGATAATCGGCCAGCACGGCCCGCATATGGTTCCCCTTATAAGTTCAACATCCATTGGAGGTATTCCAATTGAATATTATTCTGCGTGGGATTACTTCACAGGTTACAAACCATTTGATATTAAAGAAACAATTGAAACTGTAAAAAATGCAGGCAATAATATAATCAGTAAAAAGGGTGCAACAGAATATGGGCCTGCATTTGCTATTTCCAACATCGTAACCACAATTTTAAACGACGAAAGGAAAATATTAACAGTCAGCGCATATCTCGAAGGAGAAATAGAGGGAATAGATAATGTTTGCCTTGGAGTACCAGTTAAACTTGGAATAGAGGGTATAGAAGGCATATTGCCCATAAAAATGAGTGAAGAAGAACGAGATAGCTTTATAGAAGCTGCAAAAGTGGTTAAAAAAGATACAAAAAAGATTATGGAAAATTTAAATTTAAATTCAGAAGATCAATAA